From a single Solidesulfovibrio fructosivorans JJ] genomic region:
- a CDS encoding glycosyltransferase family 2 protein yields MLSVSAITPSYNQGRFIGRTIESVLSQQGACDLEYVVMDGGSTDETVSILDSYGGRLRYRSERDKGQPDAVNKGIAATSGEVIAWLNSDDVYYPGTLQAVLEVFASRPDVDVVYGDGDHIDVDDAVIEPYPAEPFRLERLKDRCIICQPAAFFRRRVVERFGALDLRWQYTLDYEFWLRLAKGGAVFAYLPRKLAGSRFYPQTKTSGAKLTVHAEINDMMAATFGRVPDRWLCNYAHALVREKWKLAEKGRAFTPAVALASLGASVRWNRGVSGALARTTLSWLTRGLIRPGGAL; encoded by the coding sequence ATGCTAAGCGTCAGCGCCATCACGCCGTCCTACAACCAGGGGCGTTTCATCGGCCGCACCATCGAGAGCGTGCTGTCCCAGCAGGGCGCGTGCGACCTGGAATACGTGGTCATGGACGGCGGCAGCACGGACGAGACGGTCTCGATTCTTGACAGTTACGGCGGCCGGCTGCGCTACCGTTCCGAGCGCGACAAGGGGCAGCCCGACGCCGTCAACAAGGGCATTGCCGCGACCTCGGGCGAGGTCATTGCCTGGCTCAATTCCGACGACGTCTACTATCCCGGAACCCTTCAAGCGGTGCTTGAGGTTTTTGCGTCCCGGCCGGACGTGGATGTGGTCTACGGCGACGGCGACCATATCGATGTGGACGACGCCGTCATCGAGCCCTATCCGGCCGAGCCGTTCCGTCTGGAGCGGCTGAAGGATCGCTGCATCATCTGCCAGCCGGCCGCGTTTTTTCGGCGGCGGGTGGTGGAGCGCTTCGGGGCCCTCGACCTGCGCTGGCAATACACCCTCGATTACGAGTTCTGGCTGCGGCTGGCCAAGGGTGGGGCGGTCTTCGCCTATTTGCCGCGAAAACTCGCCGGGTCGCGCTTTTATCCCCAGACCAAGACCTCGGGCGCCAAGCTTACAGTCCATGCCGAGATCAACGACATGATGGCCGCCACCTTCGGCCGGGTGCCGGACCGCTGGCTGTGCAACTACGCCCATGCTCTGGTCCGGGAGAAGTGGAAGCTTGCCGAAAAGGGCCGGGCCTTCACTCCGGCCGTGGCCCTGGCCTCCCTTGGCGCGTCCGTGCGCTGGAACCGGGGCGTTTCGGGAGCGCTTGCCCGCACCACGCTGTCGTGGCTCACGCGCGGGCTCATTCGTCCCGGCGGGGCGCTATGA
- a CDS encoding glycosyltransferase, whose translation MRQCWCGTGGLEPYSDGYMLCPACGTLVSREEREEGYGRDYWFGHQESDLGQPTIETRARLDLPERCVYWLRRFLKACLPPGDVLELGCAHGGFTALLGKAGFRARGLELDASIAGIAGGLFGVTMLSGPLEEQEIAPGSLRAVVLMDVLEHLPDPVEMLRRVGALLAPGGVVFVQTPRFPAGMAHERLLAEGNPFSRMLLPAEHLYLYSEKAVRELFTFAGLDHFRFETPLFPYDMLFVAGRQEIAEHGRSAVEKALCATPDGRMIQAMLDLTDRAEAAEKQAVELSGAEATSLGGLEGVIRETASGWTAQGRLPRLVNKVLLRWGRAAWAFNKAVKYVLAAPGLRRELPARDTAGDILVVVDLTPVLPGGDNGGAKLMTILLLHALRDMRPHWRFVCIVSEAAYDELSHLDAPNMERAKAGAVGPGKALSHWQGKKVDLLFCPFTMPYFHHPDVPAVSVIYDLQYAYYPQFFSPDEEAGRERTFLTAARCCERLVCISEFARRTVLEQGNVPDGRTATVHISLPRRLTRTDMAAVAAIRERLGLERDDYLLYPANFWPHKNHRMLLTAFGMLAAGRPEPLRLVLTGADTGLRQELGQAVAALGLEGRAVFAGYVSDADLSALLTGARALVFPSLFEGFGMPLVEAMAVGTPIVCSDVTSLPEVGGDAALYFDPRRPDDIVAALTRLLDEEGLAEELVRKGRERLGVFGGPDDMARKYLRVFEDVLARPVSQSTAVRGLYGDGWCGSRLFVACGPAAHRQWLRARFDLPAGAPSGQVRIATLVNGKPYGRPVTLASGKSAAIDPDVPPHGGYVEFLFDGARRGDAVGPGADRRKLSARCQELRLTDGARDVDLRYGEEGRSC comes from the coding sequence ATGCGGCAGTGTTGGTGCGGGACGGGCGGGTTGGAGCCTTATAGCGACGGGTACATGTTGTGTCCGGCCTGCGGCACGTTGGTATCGCGGGAAGAGCGGGAAGAAGGCTATGGCCGCGACTATTGGTTCGGGCACCAGGAATCCGATCTGGGCCAGCCAACCATCGAGACCCGGGCGCGGCTGGATTTGCCCGAACGCTGCGTCTATTGGCTGCGGCGGTTCTTGAAAGCCTGTTTGCCGCCCGGCGACGTGCTGGAGCTGGGTTGCGCCCATGGCGGTTTTACGGCGCTGTTGGGCAAGGCCGGATTCCGTGCGCGCGGCCTGGAGCTGGACGCCTCCATTGCCGGGATTGCCGGCGGGCTTTTCGGCGTGACGATGCTGTCCGGTCCGCTGGAGGAGCAGGAGATCGCGCCGGGGAGCCTTCGCGCCGTGGTGCTCATGGACGTGCTGGAGCATCTGCCCGATCCGGTGGAGATGCTGCGCCGTGTGGGCGCGCTTCTGGCTCCGGGCGGCGTGGTGTTCGTGCAGACGCCCCGGTTTCCGGCCGGCATGGCCCATGAACGGCTTCTGGCCGAGGGCAATCCGTTTTCGCGCATGCTGCTGCCAGCGGAGCATCTGTATCTGTACAGCGAAAAGGCCGTGCGCGAGCTTTTCACCTTTGCCGGGCTGGATCATTTCCGCTTCGAGACGCCGCTTTTCCCCTACGACATGTTGTTCGTGGCCGGACGACAGGAGATTGCCGAACATGGCCGGTCGGCCGTGGAAAAGGCCCTTTGCGCCACGCCGGACGGTCGTATGATCCAGGCCATGCTGGACCTGACCGACCGGGCCGAGGCGGCCGAGAAGCAGGCCGTGGAGTTGTCCGGGGCCGAGGCGACGAGCCTTGGCGGCCTGGAAGGGGTGATTCGCGAGACGGCCTCGGGCTGGACAGCCCAGGGGCGGCTGCCGCGCCTTGTCAACAAGGTGCTTTTGCGCTGGGGCCGGGCGGCCTGGGCGTTCAATAAGGCCGTCAAGTACGTGCTGGCCGCGCCCGGGCTGCGCCGGGAACTTCCGGCGCGGGATACGGCCGGCGATATCCTGGTGGTCGTGGACCTGACGCCGGTGCTCCCCGGTGGGGACAACGGCGGGGCCAAGCTCATGACCATTCTCCTGCTCCATGCCCTGCGCGACATGCGGCCGCATTGGCGCTTCGTCTGCATTGTTTCGGAGGCGGCGTACGACGAACTGTCGCACCTGGACGCGCCGAACATGGAGCGCGCCAAGGCGGGAGCGGTCGGGCCGGGCAAGGCGCTTTCGCACTGGCAGGGGAAAAAGGTGGACTTGCTTTTTTGTCCCTTCACCATGCCCTATTTCCACCATCCCGACGTGCCGGCCGTTTCGGTCATCTATGACCTGCAATACGCCTATTATCCGCAGTTTTTCAGCCCCGACGAAGAGGCCGGCCGGGAGCGGACCTTTCTGACCGCCGCCCGGTGCTGCGAACGGCTGGTGTGCATTTCCGAATTCGCGCGCCGCACCGTGCTCGAACAGGGCAACGTGCCGGACGGGCGCACGGCCACGGTGCATATCTCCCTGCCCAGGCGGCTCACGCGCACCGATATGGCGGCTGTCGCGGCCATTCGGGAGCGACTGGGGCTCGAAAGGGACGATTATCTGCTCTATCCGGCCAATTTCTGGCCCCATAAGAACCATAGAATGTTGCTGACCGCCTTTGGCATGCTGGCCGCCGGGCGTCCGGAGCCGTTGCGTCTGGTCCTTACCGGCGCGGATACGGGCCTGCGCCAGGAACTGGGACAGGCCGTGGCCGCCCTTGGCCTGGAGGGGCGGGCGGTCTTTGCCGGCTACGTGTCGGACGCGGACCTCTCGGCGCTTCTGACCGGGGCCCGGGCGCTGGTCTTTCCCTCGCTTTTCGAGGGGTTCGGCATGCCGCTGGTCGAGGCCATGGCCGTTGGCACGCCCATCGTCTGCTCCGACGTCACCAGCCTGCCCGAGGTGGGCGGCGACGCGGCGCTCTATTTTGATCCCCGGCGTCCCGACGACATCGTGGCGGCGCTCACCCGCCTGCTGGACGAAGAGGGGCTGGCCGAGGAGCTCGTGCGCAAGGGCCGGGAGCGCCTCGGCGTCTTCGGCGGTCCGGACGACATGGCCCGCAAGTACCTTCGCGTCTTCGAGGACGTGCTGGCCCGGCCCGTGTCCCAGAGCACGGCCGTGCGCGGGCTTTATGGCGACGGCTGGTGCGGTTCGCGGCTTTTTGTGGCCTGCGGCCCGGCCGCCCATCGCCAATGGCTGCGGGCACGCTTCGATCTGCCGGCCGGCGCGCCGTCGGGACAGGTGCGCATCGCGACCCTGGTCAACGGCAAGCCCTACGGCCGGCCGGTGACGCTCGCTTCGGGTAAATCGGCCGCCATTGATCCGGACGTGCCGCCCCATGGCGGATACGTGGAATTTCTCTTCGACGGGGCGCGGCGTGGCGACGCCGTCGGTCCCGGGGCGGACCGGCGCAAGCTCTCCGCGCGCTGCCAGGAGCTGCGCCTGACCGACGGGGCCCGGGACGTGGACCTGCGTTACGGCGAGGAGGGCAGGTCATGCTAA